AGCGCGATGAGCAACGGTATGGGTGAGAGGTTCTGTGCATAGTTGGTCACGTCGGCCTGGTTGCTCAGCTTGCTCTTTGAGAAGAGCAGGCCCCCTATTTTCTGCTCTGCAATGTATCCCGCGATGCGCTTTTTCCAACCGCTGCCGGTCTCAACGATTGGCATGAAGAGCTGTCCTATCTTCTGATCTGTGGTGAGTTGTGTGTAGATGGAATCTACCCAGCGGTTCATCTTCTCTTTGTCTGCTTGTTCATAGAGCGTGACGGGCACCTGTGCCTGTACCCCACCTGAAAAGAGGATTGCACCCAGGGTAAAAAGCATTACACATTTTCGCATTGTCTCGTGAAGGTCTGTTCGTTTTTATTTCTTTATTTTCTCCATCGTCACGTTGATTCGTCCCACATAGACTCCTCTGCCGGCAGTCTGGTAGATTAGCACCTCACGGTTGTCCATGTTCTTACGGACATCGGGTTCTTCCATGTAGGTGTGACTGTGCCCGCCGATGATGATGTCGATGTTTCGGGAAGCCTCTGCCAGCCTCGTGTCGTGTTGGTATCCAAGGTGAGAGAGAGCCACCACCAAGTCGCACCCGTATTGTGTGCGCAACCGGTAGGCGAGCATGTTGGAGGTGGTCACCGGGTCGAGATACTCCATGCCCTCGTAGTTGGCCGAGGAGACAAGCCCCTTAGGCTGGATGTTGATTCCCATCACTCCGATTTTCACGCCTCCTCTTTTCAGGATGAGGTAGGGCTTGATCTTTCCTGCGAGGGGTGTCTTGCTGAAATCGTAATTGCTCGAAACGATGGGGAAGTGGGCAGCTTTCACCACCTCCTCCAACACCTCCAGTCCATAGTCGAACTCATGGTTGCCAAGGGTCACAGCATCGTATCCCATCAGGTTCATCGCCTTCACTTCTGCCTCTCCCTTGAATAGGTTGAAGTATGGAGTGCCTTGCAGGAAATCACCTGCATCGAAGAGTAACAGGTTTTCATGCTCAGCGCGCATTTGTTCAATGTAGTTGATGCGCCGCTCCACACCTCCCTTGTCGGGAGCATGGCGGTCACCCGCGGGCAGCGGTTCGATGCGGCTGTGGGTGTCGTTGGTATGTATGATCACTAGCTGTTTCTGGGCAGAGGCCGTGACG
This genomic window from Dysgonomonadaceae bacterium zrk40 contains:
- a CDS encoding metallophosphoesterase; amino-acid sequence: MKKTTLTLLLLLTILVTASAQKQLVIIHTNDTHSRIEPLPAGDRHAPDKGGVERRINYIEQMRAEHENLLLFDAGDFLQGTPYFNLFKGEAEVKAMNLMGYDAVTLGNHEFDYGLEVLEEVVKAAHFPIVSSNYDFSKTPLAGKIKPYLILKRGGVKIGVMGINIQPKGLVSSANYEGMEYLDPVTTSNMLAYRLRTQYGCDLVVALSHLGYQHDTRLAEASRNIDIIIGGHSHTYMEEPDVRKNMDNREVLIYQTAGRGVYVGRINVTMEKIKK